The following nucleotide sequence is from Pseudomonas sessilinigenes.
CGGCAACTGGGGGTCAGGTAGCCGTCCAGCCTGCTGATATTCGCTAAATAGTCTTCTTCACCGTCGCGCGGCCATCTCTGCATCTGCTGAAAAATGTAGAAGCCGAAGGCGTAGACGCTCTCAGGAGGGACGTCCCACCACTTTCGCGTGCTGCCACTACGCAGATCTGGCGGGACGTGGATGGTCAGATCACTAGGCGCAGTTTTCCAACCGTAGGCCATATAGGCGGCAATTATCGTCATCAAAAGTAGCGCAATGCGCAGACTAAGGATGTGCGCCTCTTGAGCGTTCACTTTTTTACGAAAACTCATGGAGGTTCCTTTTGTCACGGCGGCAGGTCCATGCACCTGATCGCGTGATCAGGCTGCTGTTGCCGAATGGAAGGTGAGCTTGGGCAATGGCCACTTGTATGTGGCGATAAAACCAAGTGTCAGGGCGTCCCCGTTTCATGCGGCGAATGATCCTGCTTGCAACAGACAACCCGAGCACTCCCCCAACCAATGCTCCAGCGATGAGGAGCGACCAGTTTCCGAAGAGGATCGATGCCGGCACACCAAGGACAAACCCAACGGCACCGCTGACGGAAATCGTTGCCCACATCTCGTCTGCTGTAAGTCCACCCATGATTACGGGCTGTCGGTTCAGGTTATTGGGTAGGAACTGGAGGGTTCTGTCGTCGTGTTTGTCGTCAGCCATGGGCGCTCACTACCATCAAAGAATGCTGGTGGCCTTGGTGACCATGAAGATTGCGATGCCAACCAGGCAGACGCCAACGACAGCAGTCGAGCCGAGATCCCGCCACTTCTTCTTACCTTCATGGATGTCGTGGTACACCCCGAAGGCATGCACAGCTACCCCGATGATCATGGTGCCAAGAGCTATCAGACCCAGCAGCATGAATGCGTCATAACCGTAGTTTTGAAATGTCTGTAACCAATTCTTCCCTTCGCCGCGGGAGGGAGCCTGTGCCTGAGGCAGGGCCGCGTTCGCTGCCTGGATGACAGATGCAGCGGCAAGCAATGCGATTAGCTGAATTTTGGGGGTGGGCATGATTGCTCCTTTGATCAACTGAGAACGATGAAGGACAGGACCATCAGAAGCAGCAGCACTCGGATGGCAGATGAACTGGCGATTGAACGATCGATATTTTTGGTGGCCCAGCCACGGTAGATGCTGTACAGCGCCCATGCCGCCCAGAGCATTGCGACGGCCATCACTGCCCCGACGATTAGGTTGGTACTTGCCTGGGCGGTCGCACCACTTGCTGCGTTGAAGGCGGCAGTTTGCGCAGAGCTCATACTCATTGCCTCTTCCCTCCGGTGGTGTACTGACCGGAGAGGTCTGCGGCGTCTCGAGGTTGGGCGCGACTCGGGGTGAGATAAGCCTGAAGGCCTTGGCGGATCCGCTGGATGTCTGCAGCCAGGCGGTCATAGTCGAAGTAGTAGCGTTGCCCTGGTTCACCTGCGATGGCGCTACTACGCCGCGCAGAGTCCTCAAGGGCATTAAGCTGCCTGATCATGACCTCGATGTTGGTTTGCTCAGATGCTGTAGCGGCTTCCACCACCGGACTGACTGCAATGCCGCCAGCAACGATCATGGCCAGCGCTGTCATCGATGAGCGGCGTGTAGATGTCGAAAGTAGATGGCGGTTCACGGGTGGCGGGACTCTGGCAAGACTGTTGCCAAAGCATGCCGCTAGAGGTTTGTAGTGCGCCTCAAGAAATGGTTAACCAGGAACCTTTCATTTTTTTGCACAGAGAGTTCAACCCTATTGTTAGCCACGGGATGAATGTGAAAGCTCGCCGATAGCGGGCTTTCGATATGGCCAGGCCGGCTGGCTTTACCAGCCAGGTGATGTTTACAAAGGACGGATCAACATTCGCGCTTGAGAAACAGCAGGTAGCCGATAGGCATTGGAAATCCGTAGGCCCAGGCTTGCATATTTTGGTTGCCAACCTTGATTTCCCCCCTGCAGACCGCTTGAACGGCGACTAGCTCCCAACCTGCTTTCCCAAGCTTATCCAGTTCGGCCCTGAAACTTTCGTTCTGCAGTAGGGCAGGTAGATCTGGCTCAAGTGTCGACTCCTCTGTTTTGAACATCAACGTACCGCGTTGTTGAGTTCGGAAGGGGATTGGCAAGTGTTCAATGCGATGCTCGAAGCGTTTTTCCGACATCTGTCGCTCCTCTAGTCAGGCCGGCACCCTGTTGGCCGCCACGTATCTAGCCATGATGGATAGCACCAGGCTGTTGATTGCGAGGATCTTCATGGCTCGAGTCACACCCACATAGATGAGGTTGAGCTCGTCGTCGCGGCGCCCTGGATCAAGGTCCGGCGACAGAGGATCCGCAGTAAAGTCGTCGTACAGGCAGACATAGTCCCATTCCAGGCCTTTGGCCTTGTGCCCGGTCGTAAGCGTGATCGTTGCGTCAAGCTCGTCTTCGGTGGTGAGTTTGCGCAGCTCGAGGATTCTTGAGGGCAGGTCGGGATAGGCCGAGATGATCTTGATCGATCTCAGCATTTCGCTGTCCTGGCTTACCTCCGCAATTTCTGTGTACTGCTGGTAGTCTCGGTAGTCGCGCAAGAGTTTCTTATTTTGCACCTGAGCGGTCTGGTCGCGACTGAAATAGTAAAGGTCCTCGAGGTCGCGCAATGAATAGCTGTCTATTCCTCCTACCCAATAGAACTTTGGCTGCGACTGGCACCGTACCAGCTGCAGGGCGTTCTCGATGACGCCAATCACTGTCCGATGAATGAAGGCTCGATGGGGAAGATCCTCTGGTAGCGCTTTCTTGACCAGGGTTTGTGCGCCGAGTCCTTGCAGCTTTCGGGTTTCTCCCTTGTAAGAAAGGATGATGTTCGCGACATGAGCGATCGCTGGGCCGAACCGCCAACTTTGGGTCAAGTAATGCTCCTCGGCGCCGGCCATCCAGTCACTATCCAATGTGTCCTCTGCACCCCTAAACCGGTACAGCTGCTGATGTGGGTCACCAACCAGGATCTTTTGGATGCGTTGTAGACGAACGATATCTGCAATGACGGGGTTGATGTCTTGGCCTTCGTCCAGGAGCACGCTGTCGAATCGTTGGCTTAGGTCAGGCTTACTCAGCTGATACAGCTTCAGGTATCCGTCGTGGGGGATCAGAACGCTTGAGTCATCCACGTCGATGGCCCGTTGCCAGAATCTGCGAGCGGTACCAATGCTCTGTTGAACGAAGCGTTCCTGAGCCGTTGTGATGTGAGGTTTATCGCGGAAACGAGGATAGTGCTGTCGATCGATCTCGCTATCCGCGCTGGCCATGAAGTTGTTGAGGGTCGTCATGACATCCCGGACAAGCTCCCAGTCTTGGGAGTCGATCGCTCGCGCAATCTCTGTAAGCCTCAAGTTTTTGGTCTGTTTGTGGCTGTACTGAGTACCGAATACGGGATAAGCCAAGCCGTGGGCTGTCTTATTGATCACGTTACGTGGAAATCTTCCTCGCGCCGCGATCTCGACGGATTTGTTGTAGCAGAGGTAAAGAATTCTTAGTTGAGGATTCGCTTTTGCGAAGCCAACCAAGGTTGTCGTCTTACCGGTGCCGGCGAAGGCCTTGACAACAATTTCGGAGGCTTTCGAGCCAATGATGGGGAGTTGTTCTTGGGTCCATTGCATCGTTGATCCTCAAAGATATTTCTTGAAGCTGGCAGCAGTGATACTCACTGCGACGCCGAGCAGCGCCGCACACGGGAGTAGGACCATGAGGGGGCTGATGCTGATCGGAAGCGCCAGGTAGAAGGTCCACGGGAGAATGGCCAGCGGAATGAGCGTTCCCCTTGCCTTGTGATAGAGGTAGCTGGACTCGCGCCCAGCACCGAACTTGCGGAGATCTCGTCGGACCAGGCCGTCGACCAGGCCTGTGAGTGCAGCCATAGCGAACAGCGGTATGGTCATCAACAACACAACGAGACGAACACAGAACACCAGGACGGTGAACAGCGCTGCAAGGGCATAGTTCTGCACCGTCGTGACGCTTTGTGCTGCCATGTATCGAATGTCCAGGTCGTTGCGTGGGCCGGCATGCGCTATCGACTCCATCCCCTGGACCCAGCTGAGCATCCCAGTCTTCACGATCAGCCAGTCATAGGCCCCTGTAACGAGCCAGGTTGCTGTGCGCCCGGGTTCTTGCACAACGGCACTGTGTACCAGCCCCTGGGATAGCCAACTGAGCTCATTTGTTAGCATTTGCTGCCCATGCCTCCAGCCGGCTTCTGGCCAGAAAAAATAGAGGCATACCCAGTCGACCAGGATCGCGACTATGAGAGAGCCGAACATCACCCCGAGGAAGTTGAAGGGGAACCAGAAAATCTTGCTGATCAGCGACTCTGGTCGCTCCTGTTGCTGTTGAGCCTTCTTTGATACGTCATCTGCCATGCACTACTCCTCGTCATCGGTGGCGGCCTGGCGAAAGTCTTCGACCAGGTCATCAGGCAGTGCGCTTTTCAGTTCTTGATAGCCCGGGGCTTCCCACCATTCCGATCCAGCCGATGATTGCCGCATGCCGGCAGCGAGTTCCTGCAGGTTGCCTGGCATGACATCGTCGGGGTCGTTGGCCGGCAGCGGCATTCGGATCTTCCAGAGGTTTCCACCTTCGAGCAGCGCGAAAGCCTGCCCCTTAGGCAATCCAACTACATGAGCTGGCTCAATCATCGGCACGCTCGTCGCCTGCAATTGGTCGTGTGAGCTCGAGGTGAATGCTGTCTTACCGTTGAGTGAGTCGTTCGCACTGCTCGCCGGGGTGCTGTTGTAGATCTGCACCTTGGGTAGCTGATTGGTCAGAAGTTCTGCCGTCGCGGTCTCCCGAACTCGTAGCATGAACAGGTTGTTGAAGTTACCGATGACCTGGCCGGCTTTGGCTTTCGAACCAATCTTCGCTTCGATATCGCTCATGGTTTGCGTATAAGCAGTGACCTGCATACCGGCGCCGCCAGCCTTGTTTACCATCGGGATAAACTCGTCCCCGATCAGTTCGTTGAACTCATCTGCGTGGAGGTTGATGCGGACCTTACCCCCGGCCATGTTTCCAGGCAGTCCGTCGTCGATGCCGTGTTTGTAGATGTGGCCGGCAACAGATACCAGATCGCTGAACATCGAGTTGCCCACGGCCGCGGCGACTTCGGTATCCGAGAGTGCATCGAGGCCGATGTAAACAACGGCACGTTTTCGGATGACTTGCATCCAGTCAAAAATGGGGCGCTGATCCGAAAGATCCAGGTAGTCCGGGGCGAGTAACTCTGCAATCCGGCCCGTGGTGAGTTTCTCAAGGAGAGGCAGCAGGGATGCGACGATCTTGTCGAAGTAGGTCTTGTCATAGCGCACTGCGCTGCGCAGGCCATCCATCACAGAGTCGTTGATGCGTTTCTGGGTCAAGTACATGTCGACGGCTACCACGCGCAGCGGGCGGTCTTTCATCGCGAACGAGAGATTCTTGCGATCGATCTTCGCTTCCAGCGCAACAATGGTCTCCCAGGCCTTCGGATCGTGTTCAGCGAAGTATTTTTGCGCGTACTCAATGAACAGCTCGTCGATGTTGATCACGTGCCGGCGGATCTGCTCGTAGTCTGGGCGCCGACCTAGGGCGACCAGCGACTGAGCGATGATGTTGACGAACCGCCATGCGAACTCCCTGAACGCAGCTGAGTTGCCTTCTCCAGACAGCTGGCCGGCGATACGGGTTGCGACCTCGCTTATCCGGCCGAAGCGACCTATGGCGTTGTAGCGTGCGGAGATGTCGGGCCACCCCAGGTGGAACACGTAAAACTCATCGAGACGCCCTGCTCGCTTGCACTCGACGTACATGCGCTTGAGCAGATCAGCGTCGCCCTTGGGGTCGAAGACAATCACGACCTCATGATCAGGTCGTTGTTCTGGTCGCCCACGCCGGCTCCAGCGATGTGGGGTTTGGCTTCTTCTGCCCATGCGTCGTGATGATCCACGGCGATGTGTTCGGCGAATATCTTGTGTGATGAAAACCTCAGCCAGTCGTGTCTTCCCGACGCGGGTGGTTCCCAGCACAAGAGAGTGTCCTACCCGCTCGCCGAGTGGCTGGCTGACGTTCTGCTCATCTGGCTCTATCCCATGCAACCTCGGTAGACCTCCCACGGGTGGAAGAGGACGGGCGGGGTTCAGGCTGGAGTCCCAACTGGTGAGCTTCGTGATCGCCTTCAGAGGGAAGGGGGCAAACTCCAGACGCTCCTCCAGCCAGCGCGCCCCCTCATACAGCCTGGTCGGTTCGACGTATCTGGAGTATTGGGGCAGGTAGGTATCAGTTAAGCGTTGGGTGTGTTTCTGCGTCCAGCGAAATCCCCTGCCGATGAATAGACGCTCGTTGCTGATCGGCATTTCAGCGCTAGTCATTGTGTAATGGGGAAGTCGTCTAAGGTTGGCCTGGTAACGCAGCACCCTGCGTGCCTGCAGTAATCGAACTGTGCCCAGGTAGGCGAAGCCCAGTGCTGCGACTATTCCGAACAGAGGTGTCAGTGCGAACGCCCATGGAGCTTGAACGCAGAGTGCCGCCGCGACGTAGCAGACAGCCGTGGTGAACAGCTCCACCGGAGGGCGTAGAAGTGACTCAAGTGAATAGGTGGTCATGCTCGTTCCTCTTGTGCGTGAACGCTGTTGCTTCCCTACGGGCCTGTTCAACGTCTTCATCGGGTAACCGTTCGGCTAGCCGGAGTGCAAATGCGTGTTCATTGATCTGTGAAACGCCAGTGACCTTGCCCCCGTATAGCTCGCTCACATGCCTGACCTGGGCAATCAGCTCTTCTCTGCCTGGCCGACTAAGGGGGTGGCTGATGACTACCGTGAAGACTGCTGACGGTCCCTGCATGCACCACCTCTTACTGCTGTTGAATGGTTGTTGAGGTGATCAGTACCGGGTAATGCTTCAGCCCTAGCCGGTTGGCGATATCGCTTGCAGGTGTTGGCTCAAGTTGCAATCCGGGCGCCAAACGCCTGATCTCGTCGAACCGAGCGGCGGAGGTGACGTTGACTACTAGCCCCACTGCTTGCAGTTGCTGCAGCTGCTGCAGGTGCTGTGTCAGCCATGTTCGTGACATCGGGTCGTCACCGATGAGAAAAAGCGGTTGCAGGCCAGGGGCATTGATTGTCCTGCCTACTACCGACCCTGGCGTCATCTCTGGAGTTTTGACGGGATAGGCTCCACCGCTTAGGAGTCCTTTGAGTGGTGGGGGACCCGACTCTGGTACCAGGTTGAGGTCCTGGTAGTAGGGCAGGGCTGAAACCCCACCGTTGTCCTGGACAACTATGAGTTTGGAACTGGCTTGCACCGTGCCTGCTGCAAGCATTGCAAGCAGGACCGGAGCTGCCTTCAGAAAACTCGTCATGGATTGTTCACCAAGAAGTTTATGCCTGTGACACGGCTGAGGTGCCGAGCGAAATCTGCTCTGTATTTGGCTGCAGGCGCGCCACCGGCAGGGCGGTGGTAGCGACCCGCTGCGTCAAACCAGTTGCCACCCTTGGCTTTGTGTTCAGCCAGAATCTCTGCGGTGACATTCAGGTTCTTGTAAGGGTCGAGCCCTTCGCAGGGGGAGCTATAGCGATGGCCGTTAGCGTGGATGTTCGTCTGACCAAGGCCTACGTCGACTCTCGACGGACCAGCAGTTGCGATAGCAATATTCAGCGCCCTGCACGCATCGATCCTGGTAGCGAATCGGTAGCCGGTACCGGCCACATTCAGCGTCCAAGGCCAAGGCACAATCTGTCCTCGAAGTTTGGTACCGCTCTCTTGCAGCGCAACGGAATACAGCACCACGGCTGGTACTCCATGGGCGATCGCAATCGCCTTGTAAGCTGGGGGAGGATCCTCAGCGGCCATTGCCTGGCTGCACAGCAGCACCAGGATCCAGCAGGCCCTCATTGCTGACGGCGCCATTGGCCATTCACCTGTTTTACTGCCGCTGGTAGTTCACCGCCCAGGCCAAGGCCGAGCCAGCGACCTTGGTCATGGTTGAGGGTGATTCGTCGGCTCTTGACGTTGACCGGGTCGACGCCAGCGAGAATTGCCCATCGCCGGATGCGCTCGTCATCGCCCTGGCTGCCGACGAAGTAGAGGTCGAAAGGTGCCTGCGATGCTTGTAGCTTCTTCACTTCGTCGATGCACGCAACGCAGTTGTCTTTCACGAAGATCGCCAGGCGACCGTCTCCCTGCAGCAACGGTGAGCTGTTTGCTGTTGGATTGGTCAGGGTTGCCGAGGAGATCTCGATCGCTTTCTCGCTTGGGTACAGCCTCCTGTACGCTTCATCGTATGCGCGCTGATACGACAACTCTTTTTCTACACGCTGCCTCTCGGTCTTTACTTGCAGCTCCGCATAGCGCCGGCGCTCCTCATCAGAGCGTGCTTCGATACCCAGGGCAGTCAGTGGGTCCAGCCCCGGCGAGTACACCCCCCGCGGCCCCTGCATCACATCTTGGTACCGCTCGTACTCTTGGGTGGATATCCCCCATGCATTTGCTGCCTTGTCCTGGAGCCTTCTCTGTGATGATTCGCCTTCGGCGGTGAAGTGGAGCTGTGATGCCTGGCCTGCAGATACCGGTGCTGCTGCGGCGTAAGCCGTGGGGATCAGGTAGCAGGCGAGGGTGCAGAGAATCTTTAGATTCATGGGTAGTTAATTCCTATGGCTGAAGGCTCAATGTTCTTGTTGATCCGGATGCGTCGAATGTCGCAGTTATTTCGTTGAGCGCCTTCAGCCGCCATTGAGTTCCCGCAACAACGTCTCCAGGTCGAACCAGGTAAATCTGGCTCAGCCGTGTACTTCCTGAAGGAGCAATAGATAGGAACTTCTCTCCCCCCCTGTACTCGATGCCGAACATCTGGAAGGGAGGGGGCTCAGGTGGGGCGGGAGGTGCCTTGGCTTTAGCGGCCGGTTTGGGCTTAGCAGGCTTGGATGGGGAGGGTGTCGCGGATGATTTCTCAGGCTTGCTCAGTCGTTGGACTGTTCCACTCAATGACTCCACATCGGCCTTGATCACCAGGAGCTCGCTGGAGTTTGCAGCTGAATGGGCGACATCAGTGGCAAGGTCGTGCGCACGCTTTGCGTAGTCTTGTACAACGTCGACCCGGTTTGAGATCGCCTTCTGCGCTGCAGAGAAGTCTTCTTGCGTGACTAACGGTTTACCCGCGATAGCGTCCAGGCGATCATCACTTGCACTCATTCTCGAGAGCAGCGCATCGAGCTTGGCTTTCTCCGCAGCCCCTTCCAGGGAGCCTCGCAATATCGAGAGTTGATACTGTTGAACGCCCAAGGCTATGAGCAGGGCGATGGCCCCCAGGCTAGTGAGCAGTGTTTTCTTTGTCAGGCGCAGTTTCATGGGAGTCCTCTCGAAGCTGAGAACACCCTCGCCGAACAGCTGATTCAGCGCATTAGAAAATGATTAGTTGAATGGGCTCTCATTTTTAAAGGTCGACGGGTGGACGGCTTCAATGACAGTGAAGCGTCCAGAGTTGCTCTAGTCGTGTGGTGTAGCTGCGGCTCATCGTCTCTCTGCGCATGCCCCAGGCAGGTTCTGCTGGAAGGTTGGCCGATCAGATGGGAGCGCAGTCCCATCGAGCGTCAATTTGATCCTGAGCCTTCATTGTCCGGGTTGCGTCACCGGTTGCAGCATTGCTGAAAGGATATCGGGGGACTCGCCCAGTCGGCATCGAGCAAAATCCGTACTTGAAACCTGGCCCTGAATATCTGCTCCGGGAGATATATCGCGCTTCCCGTGTCGGCAAATACCAATCGTCGGTGGGATAGGGCCATGGTCATTTCAGGCGCGTTTATAAAAGCTAATTACAATAATGCCATTAGGTGATTTGGAATAAAGGGGCTGAGAGTTATAGCTAAATAAATTTATAATATATTTTTGACAGCTTCTTTGGCTTTGACTTAACTGAGTCTGCGTGAGACTTATAGTCTGTCGTGAAGAGTTGTTTTAGTTGGTTGATATGCGTTTTTTGCAGTTGTGTGACTGTGGGGGTTAAATAGACTTGGCACTTCTCATAGGTTTAAAAAGCGCGATTCTTTATCGCTAAAAACCCTTAGTTCTCGCCTCCTCTCATTGGTGAAAGCTTTATAAGGTGGAGTTTTTGGTGGGTTGATGACATTAAATGGAATTTTGGAGATAGCACATGGAAAAGGCAAAAGGTATCACTATCGTCGATATGTTTGAGAGTCAGGCGAAGCTAAGGTCAAGTAAAACTGCCTTGTTGCATCGCTCTGATAGTATAACTTACGGTCTGCTAAATGAGAAAATAAATCAGTTGGCAAGGCACTTGATTGAACGCGGTGTTGAGAGTGGAGATATTGTTGCGGTATGTGTTGAGCAGTCAATAAGCCGTGTTGTGTTTATGATGGCGATAGTGAAAGTCGGTGCCGTCTATTTACCTCTTGATCCTGATTACCCCACTGCTAGGTTTGATTTTATTCTTGAAGATACACAAACGGAATTGGTGATAACCTCAAAAGCATATGAGCATAAATTTTCCGAATTTCGAGGGGCTTTAATTATTCCTGATAGTGATCAGGAGAAGGCTCTAGTTGAAAAGCAATCAAGCGATAATGTTTTAAAAGAAATTCCGTTATCCAGTTTGATGTATGTGATCTATACGTCTGGAAGTACCGGGGTTCCGAAAGGAGTAGCCGTTCAACATAGTGCAATAGCGAGCTTTATTGAAAATGTTCAACCGGTGCTCAATGTTTCATCGGAAAATACCGCTATACAGATTCTTTCTTATACATTCGATGCTTCGTTTGTTGATACATGGATGCCACTCCTGATTGGTGCGACATTGTATCTTTATCCAGATAATAAGTTGTTGGGTGAAGCATTGTTGAACTACATTAGGGAGAATCGTATTGATACTATCCCAATGATTACTCCGACTATTCTCGCTACATTTCCGACCGGGCAGCCAATAGGAGAGCTTAAAAGTATTGTCGTAGGTGGTGAGGCCTGCGCGGATAATGTATTTCTGTACTGGGCCGATAGACTTCAAATGTACAATCTTTATGGCCCAACTGAAGCGACAGTTGCTGTAACTTGCCATAAGTATGTGGCTGGGCAAAGCGTTAAGAATATCGGGAGTCCTTTAGCTGGTGTTGATTTTTATGTATTAGATGAAGAGCTTAAGCCTTCACCTTTAGGGGGGGCAGGTGAGCTTTTTATTGGTGGTGCGCAACTTGCTCAGGGGTACTTAAATAGGCCGGAGCTGACAAAAGAAAAATTTGTATATATTGATGTGGCTGATCCAAAAACTGGAAAGCTTGAAAGTAAGAGGCTTTATAGGACTGGCGATATTGTAATGCTATTACCGAACGGAAATATTGAATATATAGGGAGAAACGATACGCAGCTCAAGGTTCGAGGATTTCGCATTGAATCTGGCGAGATTGAGAACTCAATAAACAGAATAAAAAATATCCGAGAGTCTGCGGTTGTAATAGTGAGTAAGGAACTGGGACAGCCAGTGCTAGCGGCTTTTGTTACTCTGTCGAATTATCACGCTAAAGATGAGGTAAAAATAAAGGCGGAGATTAGGAAGGCTCTGCAAAATACTCTTCCTTCCTACATGGTTCCCGATAAGATTTTTATTTTGGACTATTTTCCGCAGACGGTTAGTGGGAAAATCGATCGAAAAGCACTTCAGTCCTTAATGAAGGAGGAGGAGCTTTCGTTAGATGATATTGTGGAAGGTGATATTGAGGGGACACTTGTTGCAATATGGAAGCACGTTTTGCAGGCGGACGATATTAAAGCTCAGGACAATGTTCTTGAAGTAGGAGGGAATTCAGTTGCCATTGTGCGTGTGTTCACCAGTTTGCCAGAGTCTATAAGAAATAAACTGACATTGGTTGATCTTTATACCTACCCCTGTATTGAGCAGTTGGCGCGAGAGATAAAGCTTCGAGAAAATAAGCGCCCGCTCACGTTTGAAGAGAAAATGCATGAGTCTAAGAAGACTCTACTTGGTGATATCAAGCTTGCGGCGGACTATGAATTTCCATCGGATATTGATCCTGGTGTTCTAGCTAATCCAGAAAATATACTATTGACTGGTGCGACAGGTTTTGTTGGAGTGCACTTGTTGTTGGAGTTGCTAGATAAAACGTCGGCAAAAATATATTGCCTAGTCAGAGCGGAAAGTGCGAAGCATGCTATTGAGAGGATAAAGTTTACCTTAAGAAAATATAGACTTTCCTGGCCCGAAGAGCAATCTAGTCGAATCCTTCCTATCTTGGGGGACTTTACTCGACCACAACTCGGGATGTCGGATTCAGATTTCGATGATACATCAAAAAATATTCAAATTGTCTATCATACCGGTGGAAATGTTAACTATGTAAAGCCATACGCCGAAATGAAAGCGGTCAATGTAAATGGGATTCAGGAAATAATTCGCTTTGCGACAACGTCAAAGTTGAAGTATTTGGTTGCCTGTTCCACCATTGCCGTTTTTAGCTGGGGATATCTGACTACAGGTAAAACATGGATGTGTGAAGATGATGATATCCATCAGAATCTGTCCGTGGTTTGTAGGGATACTAACTATGTCAGAAGCAAATGGGTTATGGAAAATATCTTGGAGGAAGCAAAAAAGAAAGGGCTGCCTGTTATTGGCATTCGACTAGGATTCGTCATGTGCCAGAATGATAGCGGTGCTACAGAAATGAACCAGTGGTGGGGAAGTTTCGTACGCTGCTGTGTAGCTCTCGGAACCTATCCCATGATCATGGGGCTTAAGGATCAATTGGTGACTGTGGACTTTGTAGCAAAAGCCATTGTACATATCTCTCAGAATAAAGAGGCTCCTGGTAAATTCTTTCACCTCGTTCCTGAGCCAGTGCATGACATATCTGTGCCGGAGTTTTTTGAGAAATTAAATGAGTATTTCGGAATTAAACTCCGGCCTATCCATTATCGTGAGTGGTTAAGTAAATGGAAGGATAATGAACATAGCCCACTATATAGCTTGTTAAGCCTATTCACCGAGGAGATCGTTCCAGGAAAATCTCTGGTCGAATCATATGAAATGACTTATTACTTTGATAGGAAGAATACTTCTGAGTTCCTTAAAGGAAGTGGAATAGAAACACCTCCAATCGATAAGTCGCTTCTTTCGAGGTATTTGGGCTTTATGGGTATATCTGCACATAGTCCTCAGTAGCTCTTGATAGCAGTGCGTCACTGCGTGATGCACTGCTTTTTTAATTAGAGAACCTATGCTTATGAAGAAGCCACAAATATTTACTTTACATTTTGCGGGTGGAAACTGTTACTCATACCAGTTTATGAA
It contains:
- a CDS encoding TIGR03750 family conjugal transfer protein, with the translated sequence MADDKHDDRTLQFLPNNLNRQPVIMGGLTADEMWATISVSGAVGFVLGVPASILFGNWSLLIAGALVGGVLGLSVASRIIRRMKRGRPDTWFYRHIQVAIAQAHLPFGNSSLITRSGAWTCRRDKRNLHEFS
- a CDS encoding TIGR03745 family integrating conjugative element membrane protein; this translates as MPTPKIQLIALLAAASVIQAANAALPQAQAPSRGEGKNWLQTFQNYGYDAFMLLGLIALGTMIIGVAVHAFGVYHDIHEGKKKWRDLGSTAVVGVCLVGIAIFMVTKATSIL
- a CDS encoding TIGR03758 family integrating conjugative element protein, which gives rise to MSMSSAQTAAFNAASGATAQASTNLIVGAVMAVAMLWAAWALYSIYRGWATKNIDRSIASSSAIRVLLLLMVLSFIVLS
- a CDS encoding UvrD-helicase domain-containing protein, translated to MQWTQEQLPIIGSKASEIVVKAFAGTGKTTTLVGFAKANPQLRILYLCYNKSVEIAARGRFPRNVINKTAHGLAYPVFGTQYSHKQTKNLRLTEIARAIDSQDWELVRDVMTTLNNFMASADSEIDRQHYPRFRDKPHITTAQERFVQQSIGTARRFWQRAIDVDDSSVLIPHDGYLKLYQLSKPDLSQRFDSVLLDEGQDINPVIADIVRLQRIQKILVGDPHQQLYRFRGAEDTLDSDWMAGAEEHYLTQSWRFGPAIAHVANIILSYKGETRKLQGLGAQTLVKKALPEDLPHRAFIHRTVIGVIENALQLVRCQSQPKFYWVGGIDSYSLRDLEDLYYFSRDQTAQVQNKKLLRDYRDYQQYTEIAEVSQDSEMLRSIKIISAYPDLPSRILELRKLTTEDELDATITLTTGHKAKGLEWDYVCLYDDFTADPLSPDLDPGRRDDELNLIYVGVTRAMKILAINSLVLSIMARYVAANRVPA
- a CDS encoding integrating conjugative element protein, with protein sequence MTSFLKAAPVLLAMLAAGTVQASSKLIVVQDNGGVSALPYYQDLNLVPESGPPPLKGLLSGGAYPVKTPEMTPGSVVGRTINAPGLQPLFLIGDDPMSRTWLTQHLQQLQQLQAVGLVVNVTSAARFDEIRRLAPGLQLEPTPASDIANRLGLKHYPVLITSTTIQQQ
- a CDS encoding TIGR03747 family integrating conjugative element membrane protein codes for the protein MADDVSKKAQQQQERPESLISKIFWFPFNFLGVMFGSLIVAILVDWVCLYFFWPEAGWRHGQQMLTNELSWLSQGLVHSAVVQEPGRTATWLVTGAYDWLIVKTGMLSWVQGMESIAHAGPRNDLDIRYMAAQSVTTVQNYALAALFTVLVFCVRLVVLLMTIPLFAMAALTGLVDGLVRRDLRKFGAGRESSYLYHKARGTLIPLAILPWTFYLALPISISPLMVLLPCAALLGVAVSITAASFKKYL
- the traD gene encoding type IV conjugative transfer system coupling protein TraD — its product is MTTYSLESLLRPPVELFTTAVCYVAAALCVQAPWAFALTPLFGIVAALGFAYLGTVRLLQARRVLRYQANLRRLPHYTMTSAEMPISNERLFIGRGFRWTQKHTQRLTDTYLPQYSRYVEPTRLYEGARWLEERLEFAPFPLKAITKLTSWDSSLNPARPLPPVGGLPRLHGIEPDEQNVSQPLGERVGHSLVLGTTRVGKTRLAEVFITQDIRRTHRRGSSRRMGRRSQTPHRWSRRGRPEQRPDHEVVIVFDPKGDADLLKRMYVECKRAGRLDEFYVFHLGWPDISARYNAIGRFGRISEVATRIAGQLSGEGNSAAFREFAWRFVNIIAQSLVALGRRPDYEQIRRHVINIDELFIEYAQKYFAEHDPKAWETIVALEAKIDRKNLSFAMKDRPLRVVAVDMYLTQKRINDSVMDGLRSAVRYDKTYFDKIVASLLPLLEKLTTGRIAELLAPDYLDLSDQRPIFDWMQVIRKRAVVYIGLDALSDTEVAAAVGNSMFSDLVSVAGHIYKHGIDDGLPGNMAGGKVRINLHADEFNELIGDEFIPMVNKAGGAGMQVTAYTQTMSDIEAKIGSKAKAGQVIGNFNNLFMLRVRETATAELLTNQLPKVQIYNSTPASSANDSLNGKTAFTSSSHDQLQATSVPMIEPAHVVGLPKGQAFALLEGGNLWKIRMPLPANDPDDVMPGNLQELAAGMRQSSAGSEWWEAPGYQELKSALPDDLVEDFRQAATDDEE
- a CDS encoding RAQPRD family integrative conjugative element protein, encoding MTALAMIVAGGIAVSPVVEAATASEQTNIEVMIRQLNALEDSARRSSAIAGEPGQRYYFDYDRLAADIQRIRQGLQAYLTPSRAQPRDAADLSGQYTTGGKRQ